Genomic DNA from Equus asinus isolate D_3611 breed Donkey chromosome 10, EquAss-T2T_v2, whole genome shotgun sequence:
tacatttgtcaaaacccacagcaTGTATAAAATCAAGACTGCAATCAGTTCATCTACTGCATTACCTTGGGAGTGGTATCTATTACCCCTATGACTCCATTTTTCCACATGGAAGCCCCCTACAGCCTTCCCTCATGACATTTTCTGAGGTGCACAGAGCTCAGGAGACCAACTGTTCCATTTTGCCTGGTACAAATGAAGTTCCTGGGACCCGGGACTTTCAGTTTTAAGACCAGGACAGTCCCAGGTAAAGCAAGATGTGTTGATCTTACACAGAGCCCATTTCCTGCTCAGTGCTTCCAGGGCACAGCTGGGCCCAGAGCAACCATCCTTTCCCTCAGCTGAGCAGTTACCACAGGAATTGGGGAATTCTGGGCAGAGGAGACACATGTTGTGACAGAGGGGTGAAATCAACTAAAGTTCTGGAAGAAGGTAAAATGATCTGAAAGGATGGTGGCAGGGACGCagggagggtgtggagaggaaGCTGGAAAACGTGGTTGGGTCCAATTGCTAAATACCTCTGACATCTTGTTAAATAATTGTACATCATTCTATCCTCCAAGAAAAGAGATGGCCTCTCAAAGAGTTTGAAGCCAGAGAGCTGTCTTCAGGACAgatgttttagaaagattatcATAATTTATTCATGTTTCCACTCGtaaatttaaaagacagagaatggaTAGAAAGAGACCTACTTAAAAGACATACAAACCAACTCCAATATATGGATTTTGGTTGGAACTTGAAAAACTGTAAAAGGAAATTATGGGACAATAAGGAAAATGTAAACACTTACTGgatatttaatgatattaaggaatttaaAAACTTTACGGTTATGCTTTTGtaaaaagggaggggagagaaaaatggtattcaagaacagagagaagtggaggtggagggagagagagagagagagagagctccgaCAGCCAATGGACCCTCTCAAATATTCCCCACCATAGCTGCGGGGGTAAGGGGGTAGAATGGGCCCCCCCCCAAACTGTCTCTTACACAAAGTCTAAACTCAACCTGACATTCAAGGCTCTCCCTATATAGATACACAGGCAGTCCTCCCCCAGCTTTTTCCAATAGGAATAGGTACTCAACAGGACGTGAAAGACACATTGAGGCTAGAGGTGCCAAAGAACATTGAGGCGAATCCATGCCTCGGGCCCTTGTCCGGGGACCGTGTCTGACGCAGAGCCCCTCAGATTTTAGGGGAGGCCCAGCTGTCCCCGGCTACACCCCTTCTTTGGTGTGAGGCAGCGTCTGGGCAGAAATGTTATTAAGCGGATCACAGTGGGTACGTGAAAGGGAGAAGTCCCTTTGATCCAGCCTTGGGCTACGCCCTAGTTCTCAGACGAACTTGCAGTGTGATCTTGGCCAGGTCAGTCCCCTTTCTGAGAGTCGCCTTTGGCTGAATGCCAGCTGCGGGACCCGAGTGCAGAAGCCCCAACTCCGGATTAACAATAGGCCAGAGTCCAGGCACGGTCTGGTCTCCAGCCGGTTTCGGAAGCTCCGCGCGgccgaggggcggggcccgggcgcgCGGCAGCCAATCATCGCAGGCCTCGGGGGCAGGGGCGAGGCTAGcaggcagcggcggcggcggctgccgGCTGGGTGCCCCCAACTCGGGGCTCGGCGCTAGGGGCTCGTTACCCCGGGTTTGGgagtccggcccggacttggggGCCGTGCGGGGCCGTGCGGCGCCGTGcgcgctgctgctgcccctggccgtggcgggggtCGCGGACGGGGTAGGGTGCCTGGCCCAGGGCAGTGCGGATGAGTGATGGCCGGAGCGGCTTTTCGCGGCGTCCAGGGCGGCCGCCTCAGCGCTCCCAGGGGGCGGAGGTGCGCGCGACACCCAGGGCGGGCCACGCAGGGTGACCCTGGGGCCCAAGGTCCCAGCGGGCGGGGCGTGCTGGGCGGGCTGAGCGAGGACCCGCTCCGCTCTCGCTGCCGCGGAGATTTGCTGAAGTGTGAGTGGCGCCCGGGTCAGGGGTCTCGCGCTGTCGCCTCCGGACAGGGGCCCCCAGGCGGTCCTCGCCCTCCCCGCTGGGGTCTCTATTTTAAGAGGGTGACGCGCCTTCGCCCCAGATGGTCGCGAGGGCGTGTGGAATTGCGGAGGCGCGGCAGCCGCCCAGGCCGTTCCTGGGACTTGACCGTCCCAGGGTGGGAGAGGCCGGCGGCGGGCGCCGGGAGGGAGCGGCGGCCTTCCGAGtccagcgccgccgccgccgccgggcgcGCCGGGTCCCAGACGCCGCCGGGCTCTGGCAGGAGGTGGTGCAAGTCGATGACCCTGCTCTTGGTCGCGGAGTGGAGGAGGGTTTTGTTCTTGCTCCTGAGGTGTGAAGCGGCAGTGGATGGGGAATGGCGCAGTGCTGGTGGAGAGTCTCCCGCGTGCTGGGCTCTCGGAGTGGTGCGGACTACTGCTCTCGAGGAGCTCTGCACCTGGGAGGGGGACACAGCAGGACGCAAGCAGCTCGAGTTCAAGGCAGAAGTGACCAGAAGAGGTGAAAGGCTGTGGGCGCACAGAGGGAGAGACGACGTCGCCCTAGGGTGGGAAGAAAATTGAGTGATCGCCCCAAAATACTTCTGGTGTTCCCtttggagggtggggtgggaccTTATGCTGTAGTCTCAGGATCCGTGTGTCATGGCACCTGATAGTAGCTCTGTTTCTATTCAAGATGTTTTGGAGTGGTACGAAAGAGGGGAAGGTGTAACATCAAGGGCTAGGTTTCAGTAAGCTGACATTTGAGGAATTATGTCGTAGTCAGCCTAGAATCCGGAAAAGAAATGTAATGAATTTTAAGTTAGAAAAGCAAGCCCCTTCTGGAGGAAAGTAATAAGAAGCAGATTCTCTTCCCAAAGAAGTCTCTTAGCCCACACTGTAGAAAGCACTAGGATTGGTGATAGACCAGATCTGTCAGTTTATTCTCGTGAGCTGCTAAAATTTCCTGTCTTATATCCATAGACTTAAGCAATCTTTCATTAGTCGTACTTTTCACCGTGTGCCACTTCTAGAAGAAGTGAGAGGAAGCCAAGGaggtgatttttatatattataaatgtggtttttaaaagagcaaaacaaataTTATAGGGGTTTGTTtattcaaaaactatttattgagtgcttattctatgtcaggcactgttctaggtgggGGGTTGCTGCTTTCAAGGAGCTTGCCTTCTGGTGGAGGAGAGATGGACAATCAACAGATAAATAAAGTGATTTCTGATAGAAGAGGTATGCTATGATGGAAACCAGATAACAGTGAGAATTGTGTGAGTAGAAGGAGAGGGGTTCTTTACATAGTGATGACAAGAGGGGACTCTGAGAAGATAAAGTTCAGAACTGTGATCTGAAGACTTGTGAAGGTGCTGTCCTTAGGAAAGAcggggctgggggccaggaggtGC
This window encodes:
- the LOC139046417 gene encoding uncharacterized protein, giving the protein MAGAAFRGVQGGRLSAPRGRRCARHPGRATQGDPGAQGPSGRGVLGGLSEDPLRSRCRGDLLKCEWRPGQGSRAVASGQGPPGGPRPPRWGLYFKRVTRLRPRWSRGRVELRRRGSRPGRSWDLTVPGWERPAAGAGRERRPSESSAAAAAGRAGSQTPPGSGRRWCKSMTLLLVAEWRRVLFLLLRCEAAVDGEWRSAGGESPACWALGVVRTTALEELCTWEGDTAGRKQLEFKAEVTRRASLSDELSPLQSHSEKSSFCQHYSWIRVPQMSFGPQYGRTHQQGRKTNPLPSGNKSFQMLMLDNALQKGQATQTEKRC